One genomic region from Xyrauchen texanus isolate HMW12.3.18 chromosome 4, RBS_HiC_50CHRs, whole genome shotgun sequence encodes:
- the LOC127643308 gene encoding uncharacterized protein LOC127643308: MLSRSDSMVFTLPANSFYQTQTPQFDFRPIVARNTEPEIFTFERITQQQHPLPGRGAPVRPRKRNTRVMYPSKVRKYLPPPEKSPAKRWLLILCLVVLMQIYTEDESVETTQGEAPAFTDATSYNVLSFQSPEEQAREMMGNCLEDFTQTPHKQLQASSDEKEVENSWFLNTTCPSSRWEEDMTALYQQSRRNGYVVALLYPVYHTLGSEN; encoded by the coding sequence ATGTTATCCAGATCAGACAGCATGGTCTTCACATTACCGGCAAACTCTTTCTACCAGACGCAGACGCCGCAGTTTGATTTCAGACCGATCGTGGCGCGCAACACCGAGCCGGAGATCTTCACCTTCGAGCGGATCACGCAGCAGCAGCACCCGCTCCCTGGCCGCGGAGCTCCGGTGCGCCCTCGCAAGAGGAACACCAGGGTCATGTACCCCTCAAAAGTGCGCAAATATCTGCCACCGCCCGAGAAGAGCCCTGCTAAACGCTGGCTGCTCATCCTGTGCCTGGTGGTCTTAATGCAGATCTACACTGAGGATGAATCCGTGGAGACCACGCAGGGTGAAGCACCAGCCTTCACCGATGCCACATCATACAACGTTCTTTCCTTCCAGTCCCCAGAGGAGCAAGCCAGAGAGATGATGGGGAACTGTCTGGAGGACTTCACCCAGACACCTCACAAGCAGCTCCAGGCCAGCAGCGACGAGAAGGAGGTCGAGAACTCTTGGTTTCTGAACACTACATGCCCGAGCTCGCGCTGGGAAGAAGACATGACAGCTCTCTACCAGCAAAGCCGGAGGAATGGATATGTGGTGGCTCTTCTCTACCCGGTGTACCACACACTTGGCTCAGAGAACTGA